The nucleotide sequence TTTCACATTTAGCTACAGCCATCTCAATGGATTTTAATTTTTCATCATCAATAGAAGTAAATTCTTCAAATTCAAAATAAACTGTTCCAAGTTTTTTTTCTAACTTATCAATAAATACAAATTTATATTTTGTCGATATAGCATTTGATAAATCTTCGATAATAACAGATAAATTATCACCTAAATTAATTCTTTTAGATTCCATATTTTATTTCTCCTTAAAATAATTTTTTGGGGGGTATAGGTGGTATTTTCGAAAAAAAAAGAAAAATACCACCTAACCGGTTAGAAGTCTGCCACACAACAAACTTTAGCATTGCTATACTTGCTGACATCGTCAATTAAGCCGTGCGAATGGAGACGCCACGCGTAAATGGCTGTATTGTATATGCTTTTTGCGGAACTTTGAGACGACGACCAAAAATCGTTGTTACCGAGACTTAAATCGGCATAGGAGCCTCCATTCTCTAAACCGTGTATCTTTGCAAGGCTCTCATTGATTGCCTCGCGGTTCTTATAAACTTGACAAAGCTCTTGAATACTCGGCATGTACCACGCAATATTTGCACCGCCAAGCTGAGCAGAATATGTTGTGTTATACCGGTTTACCCAGTCAAAGGCAGAATAGTTTTCTGCTGCATTTGCCACACCGTCAGGGTCAATGCGGCATATATAATACCAGTTATCGCTGCCGTTAATGTCTCCGGTAAAGGTTGTTGTTGAGGCATTGGATGTTTGGGGTGTACATATTATATCTTCAAAATTTGTATTATAACCGGTACTTTCACCCTTTGCCCAATATGGATAGAACTTACTTATGTGGAGGGCCATACCTAAAGCTGCATCGTAGATATTTTGAGCTCCAATCAATACTGCGACAGGCGGATTAGCAGTATCTATCTCTGTGTAATCATCTTTAGCAACAAGAGTTCCATCTTTCAGTACAATCTTTCCTACAGTATATCCGGTATAGTTTTTTACACTAAAGGTTCCTCTCAGGCTTCGTGTTCCACTTGTAATTATTATGGTATAATCTCCGACCTGTTCGGGAATTTTTAGGTTTACTGTAAGCTCAGAATCGCTTAGGATGGTAACGGTAGAGCCGGTTGTAACTGAAGTATTATCTACACAGTTTACGGTAAAATTACTCGGCCCTACATCGGGAGCTTTAAAGTTTATTCCCCTAACCATTGCAATGAGCGAGGTGCCTGCTTTCAAGATACCAGCCTTGGGTATGTTAAAGGAGATAAATGACGGCGTTTTCTTCTTAAATGTAACCTTTACCGTAGTATCTCCCGTAATTTTTACCTTTACATTTACACTTCCTTCTTCACCGCCTTCAAGTACCTGTCCGCCCGTAACTTCCCATGTATCAACTTCATGGGTCGAAGGATTTGCAGGACTTGCTGTAAATGTAATTTCGCCGTCCTTTAAAGCCTTACCTCCTTGGATTGCAGGATCCGCTGTAAGATTTCCGCCCTCATGCACAAGACTTACAGTGTAGTAAACAGGCTTGGGCTCTTCCTTTACTTTTTGCGGGCAGCCTGTAAGGAAGACTCCCGCAACCAACAACAATGCAGTAATCAATACTGCCCGATTTAAGACCTTAGTCTTAAGTTTAAAATTAGTTTTTTCCATAGCTAATTTTCTCCTTATTAAATAAATTTCAATTTGTTCTTATTACTGATTGATGATTTGAAAATCTCTTCATTATTAAAAAGCACAGCATAATCAACAAAGAGTATTGTTTGTGATGAATCTAAAGCTAGTAAAATATCATCTCTACATTTAGATTCTACATAACGCGAATCAAGACAATTCTCAAATTCTTTCTTAAATATAAAAATATCAGAAACAATTTTTTTCCATCCTAAATTTTCAATGTGAGGAGAAAAATCCTCTATCACATTTTGATGGTCTTGATTAGTTACTTTCATCATTAAAACTGCAGTAAAATTTTTCATAAATTTCCTCTCCATAAATTAAAATTTTATCAACCATTAATCGGTTGTTCAGTAGATACGACATTTAAAGTTTAATATTTTGTACTTCGTAATCTTTTATGATATTTATCATCATATAGGAACATTATCCTCATCTTATTTTAGTTACTGTTATTTCCAAAAAATAAACCTTAAACCCAAATAATATTTATTTTACATATATTCTTTTTTAAGCAGAAATGTACCTCCATTGACAATATTTATTTTCTTTTGATACGACTCATTTTTTTTATTAAAGACAGGTTTTATATAATGAACCAGACAATCTTTAGCAGCTTTAATTAACTCCTTCCCTTCTTCTTCAGAATAATTTCCGATAAGATTTCCAACGAGCACAATAATATTTTGATCATAATACTTTGTAATAATTTCATTTAACATCTCAGAATATATATCATGTTCCTTTCCATTGCTATCTTTAAAGATATGAGGTTTTGCTATTTTATGCCTTATAGGAGAATCACACGATTCGCCGACATATAATATTTTTTTTACTCTATCTTTATAGTCAACAATAAAAAAAACATATAAACCCGGATTGTCTAAATATCTATCATTTTTAAATCCTTTGAGAGTAAAATTCAATAGTTCATATAAACTCTCATCTGTAGAAAAAGCCAGACTTTCATAGTAACAAAATTCCTTCCAATGAATTGGTACTGTTTGAATATCTTCCATAGAAAAACTCCTTTTACAGGCTTTTCAAAATAACCTGTATAATAAAATTTATTTAAACAATCCTTAATGCATTTTTTTACTTTATTCCTATTTTTAATAAGTAAAGTAAAAAAATAAAAGGCTTGCAAAAACCAAAGAGAAAAAATTTTATTTATGATCTTTGCGCAGCTCAAGCAAGAGCTTGAGCGTCTTTGCGTCCCTTGCGGTTTATTTTCTAAAAAGAAAGACCTTATATGAGGAAAATAAGTATTAGCAGCTTTGATTAGAGATATTTTACTTAATAGAGAAAATGGGGGGGGGGTAACCCTAGGCTAACATTTTTCGGCACATCACCGGCACACAAAAAATTAGAATGAGAAAAATTGAATTTTAAGCCTAAGTAAGATTTTAGTTTCATACCTAGTATTATACTACAAAATATATAAAAAACCAAGTCGTTTTGGACTTTGTTTAACCGTAAATATACAAAATGCGCAAAGTAATTTTTAAGAATCTTAATAACGACGGAGCGGCCTACAATCTCTTTTCAGGTATAACAACCGGATAGCCCGCAGCGTTAAAGATTTTAGCTTCAATGTTGTAAATGCTCAAAATATTTTGAGGATTCAGCACCTCTTCGGGACAGCCTTGTGCAAAAATTTTACCCTCTTTCATAGCAAAAAGGTAGTTGCCGTAACGGGCTGCTTGATTTAAATCGTGAAGAACCAAAACTACCGTAACCCCCGTTTCCTTGTTTAGGCGGTTTACAAGCTCCAAGAATTCTATTTGATGAGCCAGATCCAAATAGGTGGTAGGCTCATCAAACAAAAGGATATCAGGCTCTTGGGCAAGGGCCATAGCGATCCAAGCTCTTTGTCGTTCGCCGCCGGACAGAGTTTCCAAGGTTTTGTCCCGCAAGGCAAATGTATTTGTAAGCTTCATAGCTTCTTCTATTATCTTTTTATCGGAAGCTTCAAAGCCCTCAAACCATTTTTTATGGGGATAACGGCCGAAATAGACCAATTCTTCGATGCTCATATCGTCCAGAGTTTTATTTTGCTGTAATAGTATAGAAACTTTTTGGGCGAGTTTTTTGGAATCCATTTTTGAGATGTCTTTTTCTTCGATAAAGATTTTGCCTGAAACGGGTTTTATAATTCCTGCGATGCTTTTTAAAATAGTGGACTTTCCCGAAGCATTGGGCCCGATTATCGAAACCACCTGCCCTTTTTTTACCCTTAGGTTTAAATTTTGAACAACAGGTTTATCTCCGTAGGAAAGGCTTAAATCCTCTATCCTAAGCATGTCCATATTTTAAAACCTCTTTTTTAAATTCTTCAAATTCGATAATACCCTCTTCTTTTCCGCGTCCGAGAATTAAGGCTTTTATATTTAGAGCTTCACAGGCGGCGAGTTTTTCCCTTGTGCCTCCGGCATCCCCGCTGTCCTTCATCACAATATATGAGGCTCCGTATTCTTTAAACATAGCTTCATTTAAATTTTGAGAAAAGGGGCCTGTCATGGCAACTATATCCTGAGTCGCAACTCCTGCATTTTTACATTTTTCGATACTGTCCGCCGTGGGTAAAATCCTATATACAAAGCGGTTTGAAGAGCGGAAGGCTTCAAAGTCCGAAACGGTTTTGGAACCCGTCGTAAAAAAAATCGTAGAAGATTTTAATTCTTGTAAAAATGAGCAAAGGCCTTCCATATCCTCAAAAGTGTAAAGATTCTTCTGCTCCAAGTCCGTTGAAGATTGCGAAGGTCCGCGGGTAAAGCGCAAATATTTTATGTTCAAGTTTTGTGCGGTTTTTTTTGCATTTTGAGAAACGATGAGAGCATAAGGATGGCTTAAATCGGCAATGAGGCTTATTTTTTCTTCAATACAAAATTGTTCCATTTGAGATTCATCCATTCTGCCGATTTTAAGTTTATGATTTTTAAAAAAGTCCTTGCTTTCTTCCGTTGCAACGCTCATTATATAGGGTACGGTTTTTGCTTTTAAAAAATCTGCAAGGCTTCCGGCTTCGGTGGTTCCGCCTATAATCCAGATCATTTAATCTTATATCCTCGCGGGGTAATTATTTTTCCGTTTTGAATGTAGGTATTGCTGTTGCCTATTATTATTAGGCTGAACA is from Treponema denticola and encodes:
- the cobK gene encoding precorrin-6A reductase, which translates into the protein MIWIIGGTTEAGSLADFLKAKTVPYIMSVATEESKDFFKNHKLKIGRMDESQMEQFCIEEKISLIADLSHPYALIVSQNAKKTAQNLNIKYLRFTRGPSQSSTDLEQKNLYTFEDMEGLCSFLQELKSSTIFFTTGSKTVSDFEAFRSSNRFVYRILPTADSIEKCKNAGVATQDIVAMTGPFSQNLNEAMFKEYGASYIVMKDSGDAGGTREKLAACEALNIKALILGRGKEEGIIEFEEFKKEVLKYGHA
- a CDS encoding ABC transporter ATP-binding protein — protein: MDMLRIEDLSLSYGDKPVVQNLNLRVKKGQVVSIIGPNASGKSTILKSIAGIIKPVSGKIFIEEKDISKMDSKKLAQKVSILLQQNKTLDDMSIEELVYFGRYPHKKWFEGFEASDKKIIEEAMKLTNTFALRDKTLETLSGGERQRAWIAMALAQEPDILLFDEPTTYLDLAHQIEFLELVNRLNKETGVTVVLVLHDLNQAARYGNYLFAMKEGKIFAQGCPEEVLNPQNILSIYNIEAKIFNAAGYPVVIPEKRL